A single window of Leptolyngbya ohadii IS1 DNA harbors:
- a CDS encoding succinate--CoA ligase subunit alpha, giving the protein MNFSAESKVLIQGISELLGATYTPLMQAYGTQIVAGVNPGDGGKTIANIPVFDLVEQAIAAVGRIDTTVIFVPPYQVMDAALEAIAAQIRQIIIITEGVPPLDMVRVLRKAEATETLVVGSNCPGVIVPGQVLLGIHPPEFYLPGKVGLISRSGTLTYEVALELTRTGLGQSIAIGIGGDRILGSSFQQWLQILEEDDQTEAIVLVGEMGGDNEERAAHYIAEVIDKPVVAYLAGYTAPKGQFHGHAGAIVASRIAGLGSDIGSVQSKLEAFKRAQVPVADRPSQIPALVKKALEQA; this is encoded by the coding sequence ATGAACTTCTCCGCTGAAAGTAAAGTCCTGATTCAAGGCATTTCCGAACTACTGGGGGCAACCTACACGCCCCTGATGCAGGCTTACGGTACGCAGATTGTGGCGGGCGTGAATCCGGGAGACGGCGGTAAGACAATTGCCAATATTCCTGTGTTTGATTTGGTGGAGCAGGCGATCGCAGCAGTGGGACGAATTGATACCACGGTAATTTTTGTGCCGCCCTATCAGGTGATGGATGCGGCTTTAGAAGCGATCGCGGCTCAGATTCGCCAGATTATTATCATCACGGAGGGCGTTCCCCCCCTGGATATGGTGCGGGTGCTGCGAAAGGCAGAAGCAACGGAAACGCTGGTGGTAGGTTCCAACTGTCCGGGAGTGATTGTGCCGGGTCAGGTGTTGCTGGGCATCCATCCGCCGGAATTCTATCTGCCGGGAAAGGTGGGACTGATCAGCCGCAGCGGCACCCTCACCTACGAAGTGGCTCTAGAACTGACGCGCACCGGATTAGGACAGTCGATCGCAATTGGGATTGGCGGCGATCGCATCCTGGGTTCTTCGTTTCAGCAATGGCTGCAAATTTTGGAGGAGGACGATCAGACTGAGGCGATCGTGCTGGTGGGGGAAATGGGCGGCGACAATGAGGAACGGGCAGCGCATTACATTGCCGAAGTGATCGATAAACCCGTAGTTGCCTATCTGGCAGGCTACACTGCGCCCAAGGGACAGTTCCACGGTCATGCGGGGGCGATCGTCGCGTCACGAATAGCTGGATTAGGCTCAGATATTGGCTCGGTGCAGAGCAAACTGGAGGCATTTAAACGCGCCCAGGTTCCGGTTGCCGATCGTCCGTCGCAGATTCCCGCCCTGGTGAAGAAGGCACTGGAACAAGCCTGA
- a CDS encoding succinate--CoA ligase subunit beta has product MELLEYQAKELFRQMGIPVLPSQRICQIQDIKQLSIPYPVVLKSQVYTGGRGKAGGIKFAENTIDAIAAAQMIFHLPIMGKYPEVLLAEAKYDADREFYLAVVLDSSERRPVLLGSQQGGIDIESQFDRLHQVIVDQEFSPYYARRLAIGMGLQGSLIQSVSAIVEKMYRLFITCDLDLVEINPLAVSSSGELMALDGKVTVNDTALGRQALLSEFTHPLLLQGSAERSQPATVSRVDLSGNIGVLCNGAGLTMATLDLLYKAKGRPGAFVDVGGEYRQNSPQSSFPSRIQQGLDLLFDAADLRVILVNLLGNRLSCVQIAEMIAAHVQQRGKYRSLPSIVVRLVGEELPQARAILEPVGIFATDYLDTAITQTLSLLPAKSS; this is encoded by the coding sequence ATGGAGCTGTTAGAGTACCAGGCAAAAGAGCTGTTTCGGCAAATGGGGATTCCCGTGCTGCCATCGCAGCGGATTTGTCAGATTCAGGACATCAAGCAGCTTTCGATTCCCTATCCTGTGGTGCTGAAATCCCAGGTGTACACGGGCGGACGGGGAAAGGCGGGGGGCATTAAGTTTGCCGAAAATACAATCGATGCGATCGCCGCAGCACAGATGATTTTTCACCTGCCAATTATGGGCAAATACCCTGAAGTGCTGCTGGCAGAAGCCAAGTATGATGCCGATCGAGAGTTTTACCTGGCGGTGGTGCTGGATAGCTCGGAGCGTCGTCCGGTGCTGCTGGGGTCGCAGCAGGGCGGCATTGATATCGAGTCTCAGTTCGATCGGCTGCATCAGGTGATTGTGGATCAGGAGTTTTCGCCCTACTATGCGCGGCGTTTGGCGATCGGCATGGGGTTACAGGGGAGCCTGATCCAGTCGGTGAGTGCAATCGTGGAAAAGATGTATCGGCTATTTATCACCTGCGATCTGGATCTGGTGGAGATTAATCCGCTGGCGGTGAGTTCGTCGGGGGAACTGATGGCGTTAGATGGCAAGGTGACGGTGAATGATACTGCCCTCGGCAGGCAGGCATTGCTGTCGGAGTTTACCCATCCACTGCTGCTTCAGGGATCGGCTGAGCGATCGCAGCCTGCAACCGTGTCGCGGGTAGATCTGTCGGGCAATATTGGCGTTTTGTGCAACGGAGCCGGACTGACGATGGCAACCCTGGATCTGCTGTACAAGGCGAAGGGCAGACCGGGCGCGTTTGTGGATGTGGGCGGCGAGTATCGGCAGAACTCTCCTCAGTCCTCCTTTCCGTCGCGGATTCAGCAGGGACTCGATCTGCTGTTTGACGCTGCCGATCTGCGGGTGATTCTGGTCAACCTCCTGGGCAATAGGCTCTCCTGTGTGCAAATCGCAGAAATGATTGCAGCTCATGTACAGCAGCGGGGCAAATATCGATCGCTTCCCTCGATCGTCGTTCGCCTGGTGGGTGAGGAACTGCCGCAGGCACGGGCAATCCTGGAACCCGTGGGCATCTTTGCGACGGACTACCTGGATACCGCCATTACCCAAACCCTCAGCCTGCTTCCGGCAAAATCGTCCTGA
- the ald gene encoding alanine dehydrogenase — protein MKIGVPKEVKDQEFRVGLSPNSVRGLTDRGHKVYVQTQAGIGAGFSDADYEEAGASIAPTAADAWDQEMVVKVKEPLASEYEFLQKGKLLFTYLHLAANRDLTEHLIDSGITAIAYETVELPNKSLPLLTPMSIIAGRLSVQFGARYLERQQGGRGVLLGGVPGVRPGKVVVLGGGVVGTEAARMAIGMGAQVQILDINLERLAYLETIFGSRVELLYSNTPQVEAVVPDADLLVGAVLVPGRRAPILVNRALVEKMRPGSVIVDVAVDQGGCIETLHPTSHTNPIYVEAGVVHYGVPNMPGAVPWTATQALNNSTFPYVVKLANEGVKALESDRALAQGINVEAHKLVHPAVREVFTDLAA, from the coding sequence ATGAAAATTGGCGTACCGAAGGAAGTTAAAGATCAGGAATTCCGAGTCGGGCTGAGTCCAAATAGCGTGCGCGGATTAACCGATCGGGGACACAAGGTTTACGTACAAACCCAGGCAGGTATTGGAGCCGGATTCAGCGACGCAGATTATGAGGAGGCAGGCGCATCGATCGCCCCCACTGCCGCAGATGCCTGGGATCAGGAAATGGTCGTGAAAGTCAAGGAACCCCTCGCTTCAGAATACGAGTTCCTACAAAAGGGCAAGCTGCTGTTTACCTACCTCCACCTGGCAGCAAATCGCGACCTCACGGAGCATTTAATCGATTCGGGCATTACAGCGATCGCCTACGAAACCGTTGAACTCCCCAACAAATCCCTGCCGTTGCTCACCCCCATGAGCATCATCGCCGGACGGCTTTCGGTACAGTTTGGGGCGAGATATCTGGAGCGGCAGCAGGGCGGACGAGGCGTTTTGCTGGGCGGCGTTCCCGGTGTGCGTCCCGGTAAGGTAGTTGTTCTGGGTGGCGGCGTGGTCGGTACAGAAGCGGCACGAATGGCGATCGGCATGGGCGCTCAGGTGCAGATCCTCGATATTAATCTTGAGCGATTGGCATACCTAGAAACGATCTTTGGCTCCAGAGTCGAACTGCTCTACAGCAATACCCCTCAAGTTGAGGCAGTTGTCCCCGATGCGGATCTGCTGGTGGGAGCGGTTCTGGTTCCCGGTCGTCGTGCCCCGATCCTCGTCAACCGTGCCTTAGTCGAAAAAATGCGTCCTGGCTCGGTGATTGTGGACGTAGCAGTCGATCAGGGTGGCTGTATTGAAACCCTGCATCCCACCTCCCACACCAATCCAATCTACGTGGAAGCAGGCGTGGTTCACTACGGCGTACCCAATATGCCGGGAGCCGTTCCCTGGACAGCAACCCAGGCACTCAACAACAGCACCTTCCCCTATGTTGTGAAATTAGCAAACGAAGGGGTTAAGGCACTGGAAAGCGATCGGGCTTTAGCACAGGGAATCAATGTAGAAGCTCATAAGCTTGTCCATCCTGCGGTTCGCGAGGTGTTTACCGATCTAGCAGCATAG
- the pds gene encoding 15-cis-phytoene desaturase, which yields MRVAIAGAGLAGLACAKYLVDAGHTPIVYESRDVLGGLVAAWKDEDGDWYETGLHIFFGAYPNMLQLLKELGIEDRLQWKEHSLIMNQPENPGVYSRFDFPDIPAPWNGIAAILRNNDMLTWEEKIKFAIGLVPVMVRGQAYVEEMDEYSWTEWLKKHNIPERVNDEIFIAMAKSLNFIGPDEISSTIILTAMNRFLQERYGSKMAFLDGAPPERLCQPIVDYVTERGGQVLLEKPLKEIRLNADGTVKDFLIRGLNGAPDEVVEADAYVSAMSVDVLKALLPQQWKSLDYFKKLDGLEGVPVINLQLWFDRKLTDIDNLLFSRSPLLSVYADMSNTCREYENSDRSMLELVLAPAKDWIDKSDDEIVAATMSELYKLFPDHFGTENPAKLLKFKVVKTPRSVYKSTPGRQDYRPDQASPIANFFLSGSYTMQRYLASMEGAVLSGKLTAQAIVDRQSELEQTAAKLKLAASV from the coding sequence ATGCGTGTTGCGATTGCGGGAGCAGGGTTAGCGGGTCTGGCTTGTGCCAAGTACCTCGTTGATGCAGGTCATACGCCCATCGTGTATGAGAGCCGAGATGTGCTGGGTGGTCTGGTTGCCGCCTGGAAAGATGAGGATGGCGACTGGTATGAGACCGGGCTGCACATCTTCTTTGGCGCGTATCCCAATATGCTGCAACTGCTGAAGGAGTTGGGCATCGAAGACCGTCTTCAGTGGAAAGAGCATTCGCTCATCATGAACCAGCCCGAAAATCCGGGGGTGTATTCTCGCTTCGACTTCCCCGATATTCCAGCTCCCTGGAACGGCATTGCGGCAATCCTTCGCAACAACGATATGCTCACCTGGGAGGAAAAGATTAAGTTTGCGATCGGCTTGGTTCCGGTGATGGTGCGCGGTCAGGCTTACGTCGAGGAAATGGATGAGTATTCCTGGACGGAGTGGCTGAAGAAGCACAACATCCCCGAACGGGTGAACGACGAAATTTTTATTGCGATGGCGAAGTCGCTCAACTTCATCGGCCCCGATGAGATTTCCTCCACCATTATTCTCACGGCGATGAACCGCTTCCTTCAGGAGCGATACGGCTCCAAGATGGCATTCCTGGACGGTGCGCCGCCAGAGCGTCTGTGTCAGCCGATCGTGGATTACGTGACGGAGCGAGGTGGTCAGGTCTTACTAGAAAAGCCTTTGAAGGAAATTCGCCTGAATGCGGACGGCACGGTGAAGGACTTCCTGATTCGCGGGTTGAACGGCGCACCCGATGAGGTGGTCGAAGCCGATGCCTACGTTTCCGCAATGTCGGTGGATGTGCTGAAGGCGCTGTTGCCCCAGCAATGGAAGTCCCTCGACTACTTCAAGAAATTGGACGGGCTGGAAGGTGTTCCGGTAATCAACCTGCAACTCTGGTTCGATCGCAAATTAACCGACATCGATAATCTGCTGTTCTCCCGATCGCCCCTGCTCAGCGTCTATGCCGACATGAGCAACACCTGCCGCGAGTACGAAAACTCCGATCGCTCGATGCTGGAACTGGTGCTGGCTCCTGCGAAGGACTGGATCGACAAGTCGGACGACGAGATTGTGGCGGCAACGATGTCAGAACTGTATAAGCTGTTCCCCGATCATTTCGGTACAGAGAATCCGGCGAAGCTGCTGAAATTCAAAGTGGTGAAGACCCCCCGATCGGTTTACAAGTCCACCCCCGGACGGCAGGACTATCGCCCGGATCAGGCATCGCCGATCGCTAATTTCTTCCTTTCGGGCAGTTATACAATGCAGCGGTATCTGGCAAGTATGGAAGGCGCGGTATTATCTGGTAAACTGACGGCTCAAGCGATTGTCGATCGGCAGTCTGAACTGGAGCAAACCGCAGCAAAATTAAAGCTAGCTGCCTCCGTTTGA
- the crtB gene encoding 15-cis-phytoene synthase CrtB — MLQLPESPRITALTPLEVSYEICRRITAEYSKTFYLGTLLMPEAKRRAIWAIYVWCRRTDELVDGPRAALTTEETLDHWERNLETIFAGQPLDDVDVALVDTLNRYPIDIQPFRDMIAGQRMDLYRSRYETFEELELYCYRVAGTVGLMTTPVMGVNTQQGTAPWDQHKPQYNPEPQAVALGIANQLTNILRDVGEDARRGRIYLPLEDLAKFNYSEKDLFNFVVDDRWRALMKFEIQRARKFFAEAESGISQLSTDARFPVWSALMLYRGILNSIERNQYDVFNKRAFVPGWQKMTYLPIAKLKAEVL, encoded by the coding sequence ATGCTGCAACTGCCTGAATCACCCCGTATTACTGCCCTGACTCCTCTAGAAGTCTCCTACGAAATCTGTCGTCGGATTACGGCGGAGTATTCCAAAACGTTCTATCTGGGAACGTTACTGATGCCTGAGGCAAAGCGTCGTGCAATCTGGGCGATTTACGTCTGGTGTCGGCGTACCGATGAGCTAGTCGATGGTCCCCGTGCCGCTTTAACAACGGAAGAGACGCTGGATCACTGGGAGCGCAACCTCGAAACCATCTTCGCCGGACAACCCCTCGACGATGTGGACGTGGCGCTGGTAGACACCCTCAACCGTTATCCGATCGACATTCAGCCCTTCCGAGACATGATCGCCGGACAGCGGATGGATCTGTACCGATCGCGCTACGAAACCTTTGAGGAACTGGAGCTTTACTGCTATCGGGTGGCAGGCACGGTGGGTCTGATGACGACTCCGGTGATGGGCGTGAATACGCAGCAGGGGACGGCTCCCTGGGATCAGCACAAGCCGCAATACAATCCGGAGCCGCAGGCTGTAGCGCTGGGAATTGCCAATCAGCTCACGAATATTCTGCGCGATGTGGGCGAGGATGCCCGTCGGGGACGAATTTATCTGCCGCTGGAAGACCTAGCGAAGTTTAACTACAGCGAGAAGGATCTGTTTAACTTCGTCGTAGACGATCGCTGGCGTGCCCTGATGAAATTTGAGATCCAGCGTGCCCGCAAATTCTTCGCCGAAGCCGAATCGGGAATTAGCCAACTCAGCACTGATGCCCGCTTCCCCGTCTGGTCTGCCCTGATGCTGTATCGCGGCATTCTTAATTCGATCGAGCGCAACCAGTACGATGTGTTCAACAAGCGAGCATTCGTTCCGGGCTGGCAAAAGATGACCTATTTGCCGATCGCCAAACTGAAGGCAGAAGTTCTCTAG
- a CDS encoding EamA family transporter produces the protein MREWISPTIAAVFLWGFWGFLPKLTIRYLEPSSAIVFEVVGGIILGTIILAGLQFRPQIHAIGILLAMMTGLLGAGGAFCFLRAVQRGPVTLVATLSALYPAVTILLAYFFLHEAITVRQAVGIGLALLSVILVAA, from the coding sequence ATGAGAGAATGGATTTCTCCCACGATCGCCGCAGTATTTCTGTGGGGGTTTTGGGGCTTTTTGCCAAAGTTAACCATCCGCTATCTGGAGCCAAGCAGTGCGATCGTCTTTGAGGTCGTTGGCGGCATTATTCTTGGCACAATCATCCTAGCCGGACTTCAGTTTCGTCCGCAGATTCACGCGATCGGGATTCTGCTGGCGATGATGACCGGACTGCTGGGGGCAGGAGGGGCTTTTTGCTTTCTGCGGGCAGTGCAACGCGGACCCGTAACGCTGGTTGCGACGTTATCTGCTCTCTATCCAGCAGTAACGATCCTGCTGGCATACTTTTTTCTGCACGAGGCGATCACCGTCCGTCAGGCAGTGGGAATTGGGCTAGCATTGCTGTCC